The following proteins are encoded in a genomic region of Triticum dicoccoides isolate Atlit2015 ecotype Zavitan chromosome 1B, WEW_v2.0, whole genome shotgun sequence:
- the LOC119350436 gene encoding uncharacterized protein LOC119350436, with translation MEEEIHRLPNSLPTAGGSRCGRASDGGSRSEGARGAVTGRSFDLRAAAGRPSARLPADGLASSCPGPLVPDDSRNPIPRSRARRRVPPSPAHPQRAAHAGARRYSHPYLRATPPPARPDPITSPWCGVYISRRRSSTSPTARLPPPTRNSAPSLVPSPHVRMGKIQPALKPIPPAQLPIAIALLLPRVSPVPLAARIGVPRCRHSVMLEHSTSSRRGHFIPELPRAACGLASSPVFCLGEPLFLLPGTAATSFSVQIEHWLSYKLNPGYSLRQRSHHPCSELPTASANVRKIQVQ, from the exons atggaggaagagatacAT AGACTCCCCAACTCGCTTCCTACCGCCGGAGGCAGCCGTTGCGGGCGAGCAAgcgacggcggcagccggagcgagggagcccgcggcgccGTGACGGGTCGCTCCTTCGACCTACGCGCCGCCGCCGGCCGACCGTCTGCACGCCTCCCCGCCGACGGGCTCGCCTCCTCTTGTCCCGGACCCCTTGTCCCGGACGATTCCCGCAACCCGATCCCACGATCCCGAGCGCGCCGCCGCGTGCCGCCGTCCCCAGCCCACCCGCAGCGCGCCGCCCACGCAGGCGCGCGTCGCTATTCCCATCCCTATCTCCGCGCAACACCACCCCCAGCCAGACCCGACCCAATCACGTCGCCATGGTGCGGTGTCTACATCTCCCGACGACGGAGCAGCACCTCCCCGACGGCGCGCCTACCACCGCCGACGAGGAACTCTGCCCCAAGCCTCGTCCCCTCTCCTCACGTCCGGATGGGCAAGATCCAGCCGGCGTTGAAGCCTATCCCACCGGCGCAGCTCCCCATCGCCATTGCGCTGCTCCTTCCCCGCGTGTCTCCAGTTCCCCTTGCTGCTCGGATTGGTGTGCCGCGGTGCCGCCACTCAG TAATGCTTGAGCACAGCACCAGCAGTCGTCGCGGTCACTTCATCCCTGAACTGCCACGCGCCGCCTGCGGCCTCGCTTCTTCCCCTGTCTTCTGCCTGGGCGAACCCCTTTTTCTCCTCCCAGGCACAGCTGCAACGTCCTTCTCAGTCCAAATTGAGCATTGGTTGTCGTACAAGTTGAATCCCGGCTACAGTCTTCGCCAAAGAAGCCATCATCCCTGTTCTGAACTACCAACAGCCTCTGCTAATGTGCGCAAAATTCAAG TTCAATAA